In Rosa chinensis cultivar Old Blush chromosome 1, RchiOBHm-V2, whole genome shotgun sequence, a genomic segment contains:
- the LOC112177288 gene encoding ABSCISIC ACID-INSENSITIVE 5-like protein 2 isoform X1, whose amino-acid sequence MGIQTMGSQGGADGNCKQSQFQPLTRQNSIYSLTLDEVQNQLGDLGKPLCSMNLDELLKSVWSAEANQTMGMDIEGTAMVNQASLQRQASLSLTSALSKKTVDEVWRDIQQSKDNEEKRSRERQPTLGEMTLEDFLVKAGVVAEASDKKNAGGPLVGVGPNVASQFPQGQWLQYPQPQYQHPQQSMMGVYMPNQPIPPPMHVGAGAVMDVPYPDNQLAMPSPLMGALSDTQTPGRKRGNPEDIVEKTVERRQKRMIKNRESAARSRARKQAYTNELENKVSRLEEENERLRKQKELEKVLPSAPPPEPKYQLRRTTSAPF is encoded by the exons ATGGGGATACAGACAATGGGTTCTCAAGGTGGGGCTGATGGTAATTGCAAACAGTCACAGTTCCAGCCTTTGACAAGACAAAACTCGATTTACAGTCTCACGCTTGATGAGGTACAAAATCAGTTAGGTGACTTGGGGAAGCCACTCTGCAGCATGAACCTTGATGAACTTCTCAAAAGTGTATGGAGTGCTGAGGCGAACCAGACCATGGGTATGGACATTGAAGGTACTGCAATGGTCAATCAAGCTTCCCTGCAGCGTCAGGCTAGCCTGTCATTAACTAGTGCATTGAGCAAGAAGACAGTCGATGAGGTTTGGAGAGATATTCAACAAAGTAAAGATAATGAGGAAAAGAGATCACGAGAACGACAACCTACTTTGGGAGAGATGACTTTGGAGGATTTCTTGGTCAAAGCAGGAGTTGTTGCTGAAGCATCAGACAAAAAAAATGCTGGTGGTCCTCTTGTTGGCGTTGGTCCAAATGTCGCATCGCAGTTTCCACAAGGTCAGTGGCTGCAGTACCCACAACCACAATATCAGCATCCACAGCAAAGTATGATGGGGGTATATATGCCAAATCAGCCTATACCACCTCCAATGCATGTAGGGGCTGGTGCTGTAATGGATGTGCCTTACCCTGATAACCAGCTTGCAATGCCTTCACCATTAATGGGTGCATTATCAGATACACAGACACCTGGGAGGAAAAGGGGCAACCCAGAGGACATAGTTGAGAAGACTGTTGAGAGGAGGCAGAAGAGAATGATAAAGAACCGGGAATCTGCTGCTCGTTCACGTGCAAGGAAGCAG GCTTATACAAATGAACTGGAGAACAAAGTTTCACGTCTGGAAGAGGAAAATGAAAGACTAAGGAAGCAAAAG GAGCTAGAGAAGGTGTTGCCTAGTGCACCACCTCCTGAGCCAAAGTATCAGCTTCGCAGAACAACATCAGCTCCATTCTGA
- the LOC112177288 gene encoding ABSCISIC ACID-INSENSITIVE 5-like protein 2 isoform X2: MGSQGGADGNCKQSQFQPLTRQNSIYSLTLDEVQNQLGDLGKPLCSMNLDELLKSVWSAEANQTMGMDIEGTAMVNQASLQRQASLSLTSALSKKTVDEVWRDIQQSKDNEEKRSRERQPTLGEMTLEDFLVKAGVVAEASDKKNAGGPLVGVGPNVASQFPQGQWLQYPQPQYQHPQQSMMGVYMPNQPIPPPMHVGAGAVMDVPYPDNQLAMPSPLMGALSDTQTPGRKRGNPEDIVEKTVERRQKRMIKNRESAARSRARKQAYTNELENKVSRLEEENERLRKQKELEKVLPSAPPPEPKYQLRRTTSAPF; the protein is encoded by the exons ATGGGTTCTCAAGGTGGGGCTGATGGTAATTGCAAACAGTCACAGTTCCAGCCTTTGACAAGACAAAACTCGATTTACAGTCTCACGCTTGATGAGGTACAAAATCAGTTAGGTGACTTGGGGAAGCCACTCTGCAGCATGAACCTTGATGAACTTCTCAAAAGTGTATGGAGTGCTGAGGCGAACCAGACCATGGGTATGGACATTGAAGGTACTGCAATGGTCAATCAAGCTTCCCTGCAGCGTCAGGCTAGCCTGTCATTAACTAGTGCATTGAGCAAGAAGACAGTCGATGAGGTTTGGAGAGATATTCAACAAAGTAAAGATAATGAGGAAAAGAGATCACGAGAACGACAACCTACTTTGGGAGAGATGACTTTGGAGGATTTCTTGGTCAAAGCAGGAGTTGTTGCTGAAGCATCAGACAAAAAAAATGCTGGTGGTCCTCTTGTTGGCGTTGGTCCAAATGTCGCATCGCAGTTTCCACAAGGTCAGTGGCTGCAGTACCCACAACCACAATATCAGCATCCACAGCAAAGTATGATGGGGGTATATATGCCAAATCAGCCTATACCACCTCCAATGCATGTAGGGGCTGGTGCTGTAATGGATGTGCCTTACCCTGATAACCAGCTTGCAATGCCTTCACCATTAATGGGTGCATTATCAGATACACAGACACCTGGGAGGAAAAGGGGCAACCCAGAGGACATAGTTGAGAAGACTGTTGAGAGGAGGCAGAAGAGAATGATAAAGAACCGGGAATCTGCTGCTCGTTCACGTGCAAGGAAGCAG GCTTATACAAATGAACTGGAGAACAAAGTTTCACGTCTGGAAGAGGAAAATGAAAGACTAAGGAAGCAAAAG GAGCTAGAGAAGGTGTTGCCTAGTGCACCACCTCCTGAGCCAAAGTATCAGCTTCGCAGAACAACATCAGCTCCATTCTGA